TAGATTAAACGCGCAGCAGTAGCTGTTTTTCAATTTCTATTTTCAACTGGCTCTACTTTGGGGGAGCTTGCAAGATGAATATTTTGTCTTACCGTTTAATCAATTGATAAAGCTGTTCATCTAGCCAGTTGTTTTCGGTTCGTATCCACTGTTTTTTTGTGCCTACTAGTTCAAAGCCCATTTTTTTAAACAAAGTGCAGCTGGCTGTATTGTCAACCGTTATATTGCAATATAGTTGTTGCAAGTTCAAAACAGAAAAGCTATATTTTATAAGTAAATCAAGTGCTTCCGTGGCATAACCATTCTTTCTATCTTGTTTGTTCGCTATTAAAATTCCAATCCCTGCGCGCAAATGTGCGGGATCAAAATCAAATAAATCGATACAGCCAACTACATTTCCATTAACTGTTTCTTGTATTATTAATCGGAGCTGTTTGGTAGTATAAATATCGTTATGCGAATTTAGAATATACTGCTCCAAAATATATTTAGAATAGGGCGTAGAAGTATTACTTACTTGCCAAATGTCAGTATTGTTTTCCCATGTGTATAGTAACGATAAATCAGTTGGTTCAAGTGCACGCAATTCTATTTTTTCTCCTTTCAAAAGCATATCTATACCGTTTGATGTTTACGTATACTATCAAAAACATCTTCCATAGAATATTTTTTTAACTGAAACGATTTATTCGTCAAATTCGAAGATAGGTTAATTTCATAAACTCCTGTTATATAATTCTGCTGTTCTAAAACAGGCAGTAAGTCATATACAAAATCAATTGTATCGGTTTTAATATTATAGAAGCTGCCACAAAATTCTTTAATTGGAGTAAAACAAGTTGCAATATGTATATCCACGCGAGTGTATTTCTCCATTACTTTAGCAATGCTTGTGGTAATGTTTTCACCAATTATGTTCTTGGAGGATAATCCTACTACAATTGTTTTAAGCTGTTTCTGTTGAATTAATTTTAACAACAATCTGGTATCTCCATTTATTGTTGGCC
The sequence above is a segment of the Bacteroidota bacterium genome. Coding sequences within it:
- a CDS encoding GNAT family N-acetyltransferase, which encodes MLLKGEKIELRALEPTDLSLLYTWENNTDIWQVSNTSTPYSKYILEQYILNSHNDIYTTKQLRLIIQETVNGNVVGCIDLFDFDPAHLRAGIGILIANKQDRKNGYATEALDLLIKYSFSVLNLQQLYCNITVDNTASCTLFKKMGFELVGTKKQWIRTENNWLDEQLYQLIKR